The Arvicanthis niloticus isolate mArvNil1 chromosome 2, mArvNil1.pat.X, whole genome shotgun sequence genome includes a window with the following:
- the LOC117703880 gene encoding uncharacterized protein LOC117703880 — translation MLETYRNLAAIGYVWEDHNLEEHFQSSRRHGRHEKSHTEENPYEGIQHCEAFAHHSSLKIHKTTLAGEKTFVCNQCGKDFVSHISLQRHKRVHKGEKPYECNQYGQASACQGGLQMHKGIHTGEETHECNQSGKALGCQSRLQYHKGTHTGEKLYECNQCGKGFAYHSSLQKHYRTHTGEKPFECDQCGKAFAGSSHLLRHKRVHTGEKPYECDHCGKDFARHSSLQRHKRIHTGEKPYECNQCGKSFACQSGLRIHKRTHTGEKPYECNQCDKAFACQSGLLYHKRTHTGEKPYECKECGKAFIHHSHFQIHKRTHTGEKPFECDQCGKAFARNSHLLTHKSTH, via the exons atgctggagacctataGGAATCTTGCTGCTATAG GCTACGTTTGGGAAGACCATAATCTTGAAGAACATTTTCAAAGTTCTAGAAGACATGGAAG GCATGAAAAAAGTCATACTGAAGAAAACCCCTATGAAGGTATCCAACATTGTGAAGCCTTTGCACATCACAGTAGtctcaaaatacataaaacaacacTTGCTGGAGAGAAAACCTTTGtgtgtaaccaatgtggtaaagactttgtGTCTCACATTTCTCTTCAGAGGCATAAAAGAGTTCAtaaaggagagaaaccttatgaatgcaatcaatatGGTCAAGCTTCTGCGTGTCAAGGTGGACTCCAAATGCATAAAGGAATACATACAGGAGAGGAAACTCATGAGTGCAATCAAAGTGGTAAAGCCCTTGGATGTCAAAGCAGACTACAATATCATAAaggaacacatacaggagagaaactttatgaatgtaatcaatgtggtaaaggctttgcATATCACAGTTCTCTTCAAAAACACTACAGaacacataccggagagaaaccctttgaatgtgaccaatgtggtaaagcctttgcaggaaGTAGTCATCTCCTAAGACATAAAAGAGTACATACTGGTGAGAAACCCTATGAGTGTGACCATTGTGGTAAAGACTTTGCACGGCACAGTTCTCTTCAGAGGCAtaaaagaattcatacaggagagaaaccttatgaatgtaatcaatgtggtaaaagcTTTGCATGTCAAAGTGGTCTCCGAATACATAAacgaacacatactggagagaaaccctatgaatgcaatcaatgtgataaagcctttgcatgtcaaaGTGGTCTCCtgtatcataaaagaacacatactggagagaaaccctatgaatgtaaggaATGCGGTAAGGCCTTCATACATCACAGTcattttcaaatacataaaagaacacatactggagagaaaccctttgaatgtgaccaatgtggtaaagcctttgcacgaAACAGTCATCTCCTAACACATAAGAGTACACACTGA